One segment of Candidatus Aminicenantes bacterium DNA contains the following:
- a CDS encoding tetratricopeptide repeat protein produces the protein MKKKILLALLLLCFWQAGMAAEAVPGTDLAAFEKAKLLIFDKQWAAALTQLAEVIDRHPESRYYAAALFYRGKCQEELGAKKQALASYEKFVANAGESNLAEEARISIVDLAAELVQGGEKDLLPKMFDLLGNENKVVSYYAAFKLSYLPDRAIAARALPVLQAILDNEKDEELRDRAKIAVMRIDPARLKAMDRQDKDLAGQMLKIRIFDKRNRKEKVSLSIPLALADLALKALSNEQKRTLQKQGYDLDGIMNQLTAKGMKIDIHEEDEVIQIWVE, from the coding sequence ATGAAAAAGAAAATTTTATTGGCGCTGCTGCTCTTATGTTTCTGGCAGGCCGGCATGGCGGCCGAGGCCGTTCCCGGCACCGACCTGGCCGCCTTCGAAAAAGCCAAGCTACTGATTTTCGACAAGCAATGGGCCGCGGCATTGACCCAGCTGGCCGAAGTCATCGACCGGCATCCTGAAAGCCGCTACTACGCGGCGGCGCTCTTTTACCGCGGCAAATGCCAGGAGGAGCTGGGAGCAAAAAAACAGGCCCTGGCAAGCTATGAAAAATTCGTCGCCAATGCCGGGGAAAGCAATCTGGCCGAGGAGGCGCGGATTTCGATCGTCGACCTGGCCGCCGAACTGGTCCAGGGCGGTGAAAAAGACCTGCTGCCGAAAATGTTTGACCTGTTGGGCAATGAAAACAAGGTCGTTTCATATTATGCCGCCTTCAAGCTGAGCTACCTGCCCGACCGCGCCATCGCCGCCCGGGCGCTGCCGGTGCTGCAAGCCATCCTGGACAACGAAAAGGACGAAGAGCTGCGCGACCGGGCAAAAATAGCGGTCATGCGCATCGACCCGGCCCGGCTCAAGGCCATGGACCGTCAGGACAAGGATTTGGCGGGCCAGATGCTCAAGATTCGTATTTTTGACAAGCGTAATCGGAAAGAAAAAGTTTCATTGAGCATTCCGCTGGCCTTGGCCGATCTGGCGCTGAAAGCCCTGAGCAACGAACAAAAGCGGACATTGCAGAAGCAGGGCTATGACCTGGACGGGATCATGAACCAGTTGACCGCCAAAGGGATGAAGATCGATATCCATGAAGAGGATGAAGTAATTCAAATTTGGGTCGAATAA